The stretch of DNA TTTCCCTGCACACACGGCGGATtgcatcactgctgccgccacccgcCCTCGCGCTCGTGCTCACGCGCATGTACCACTGCGGTGCACTCGCCGACGACATCCTCGGCCCAATCGTCGCCGACCATATCGAGGCACTGCGGAGGAGTGCGTCCGATCACGCGACAAGTCACGGCAACTCGATCGCGGCGCTGCGACAGCGTGTCCTTCGACTGCCCGACGGCGACGGGCGAGACGCGGCCCCACCGGTTGCCGGTTTCACTGGAGCCGCGGCCGTGACCATGGCGCGCCTACTGGGCCGCGCTGCGACACCCGGTCATCACCAACTCCACCGGTTCTTCCACCTTGCGTTGCTGCCGGAGGTCACCCGAGTGTTAGCGTGCGCGGCAGAGCGGGCCGTGCAGAGCGCTGCCGACGAGGCGACTGGGGAAGCTGCCGAGGTGCCCCCTGGCGcggacgcgctgctggactTGACAGCAGCTCTGCGTCACTACGCCGTCTCGGGACACGCCGTCACGCACCTGACGACGCTTTGGGTAATGCACTTTGCGGATCGTCAATGCCAGGGcgatgccgcagccgccTTATTCGTGGAGTGCGCTGCTTTACTGCGGGCTGTGTCAAGCGCTCCGTCAGCGTCGAACcgcacgcagcggcgacgagcgCGCCACATCAGCCCTGACGGCAGTCACGGTGGACTGAGCGCCACTCAGCAACGGAGGCGACTGCTGGAAGTGACGGAAGGGGACTACTACCCCTTGGTGGACGTGGCGTGCGCACAGGTGTGCCGATTGTGCAGTCATGCACAAAGCTGTGCCGACACCAGCAACACGGCGGCACTGGCCTCGACgcagctgcttgcgctgctgtgtcTACTGACGCGTGTGAACAGTCCGCACTGGGCCGAGACGTACGAGGCgctcgccagcgctgccctAGCCGCACTGacctgcgctgccgcctcccttgccgccgccgccgccccgtcGCGgtcagaggaggaggtgctaGAGCAGTTGCTTCCTCTGACCGATGCGCGGCGCACGttgcacgcgctgctgcaccgcgacTCCCTCATCCCTGATCACCCACTGCatcgtgtgctgctgcggcgtcttCTGTACTCGCCAGCCGCGATGACGGACACCGCAGTGGCGTcacaggtgctgctggggctgGAGTTGATGGTCCCTGTGGAGGTaagaagcgcacacgccgaTGAAGGCTCAGCAACCACCGCGGCCCCCGCGGTAACAgacgacagcagccgcagcaacgacgctcttacggccgccaccgccgccctcaATCCATCTGCTGACCCAACGGAGGCGCTTGTCACAGCCACGCTTGGCACGGCAGCCAAGAGATTGCTATCCACGGTCGTCATCACTCCTGAtgaccgccaccgcgcccTGCAGGTGTTCCGTCGACTTGGCCGCTCCATCAAGCCCACCGCCTTCATGGCGGGGCTGTGCGTCGTCCCGCTCGACACGCTCCCTCACACCGCGCAGGTTGCTGTGGTGAACCACCTCACGTCTGTCGCCTCCGCTGTCTCCCCGTCGTACTTGGTCAAGGgcatggaggcggtggtCCGCCAGCTCCCTTCGTCCGTAGTCGACGATGTGTCGGTGCAGCACTGGTTTTCCCGCTTCACTGCCCGGGACGTCGCGCGGCGTATCGACCCTGTCGGCTGTGCCGTGCTGCTGAACATACTCTCTTCAAATCCGCGGTACCAGCGCAACTgcgcgctggcgaaggagtgCATTACACGCCGCATTggcgtggcgctgcggcagacaGGGGAGGACGGCGCAAGCGGGGCTGTTGCTGGCGCCGTGTCTCTCGAAACGCTCCCGTACGTCGTGACGTCCCTGCAGCGCGCCAACGTCTTCCTACCGCAGTACTACTCACGTGCTTGTCGACTACTGCTTGGCCAGGTGGAGCAGGCGTCTCTTGGCGAGATCCTGGAGTCGTTTGCGGTAGTGGCGGAGGCGTACATGAACCGCCAGCGTAGTGAGGCGCAGGCGAGTGTCTTCAAGGATGTTTGGGAACTCCTGCGTGGTCGCGTAATggaagaggcgaggcgaCTGACGGCGCGAGAGACGCTCACGGCCATCAACGCGTTTGCCGCGCTCGATGTGACGGACAAGGCCCTTTTCGGTGTCCTCGTCTACCAGCTTTGGGCGTGCCTGCGcacagcggaggcggcagtggccgacgcggctgccacgaccagcgacggcgccgaagccgcggaggcgcacgtgcgcagacGTGTGCAGGCTGCCCAGCACGTACTGCGCGCCCTGACACCGAGCGCAGTGGCGGTCGTGACAACCGTGCTCTTCGCCAGGAGCGACGCCCGTGCATCTGGCGCGGCGCAAGCGCatgtggcgacggcggtgggcgGGGTAGGGAAAGGTGAAGACGAGGATGGCAACCTTGTTTGCTCACTGCTCCCATGGATGCTTCTCGCTCTCCGGGACTGCCACACCGAGCTCTACCCGGTAGATGTGCTACATTTGATGCCATCGCTCCTAGAGCATtacgcagccgcagctgcagctgcagtcgaAGACCCCAGTGCACCCTCGGGTCATGGGGACCGGCACGCAGAACTATTGCACGCTGCCTACGATGCCTGCCGGAACACGTTCCTCCTCATGTACGCCCTCTTGCCTGACACCGTCACCGCAACGCAGCAGCCTCTGCTACCtgtggcggagcagcagcgcattgcGGAACAGCGTGCGCAGTGGACACCGGCGACGAAGCTGTccgtggaggtggtgccTCGTCCGTGGTTCGCGTCCTTGCTTGTCAGTCTCAGCAGTGCCGccctcctcgacgacgccgtggcgctcgcgtgcgtgcggcgtGCGTGTACACGGCGCGTCTGTGGCAGTCTTCTGCCCATCTCACAGCTCGTTGACGTGTGTTTGAGCCTCTGCTGGCTAACCACCTCAACGGGCCTCAGCGCAACCACCAACGCCGCCAGTGCTAGCGCCACCGCGCACAGTAACAAGGGCGCGCAGGCCCCCGCAACGCCGCCCGTTACGTGCGCAGACGacctttcctcctcgtcgccctcctccgcgcTACCCACGCCTGGTACTGTTCTCCGCAGTGCGATGGCCACGGTGCTCTCCGCGCTTTGGAAGCGCAGTGACGAGCTCACAAGCGCGCAAAtcagcgcgctgctgcgctgcctgcgcgACACCTACGGCGCCGAAAAGGTGGACGCCGACTTCGTAGAGCGACTGGAGGCacagaaggcgctgctgctcgtgcaggGCCAGCAGATGAGGTCGAGCGCCGCACCGACGAGCTCCCTCAGCGAGGCCAGGGCATcgaacggcagcggtggcgtcgctAGCGACGTCTCCTCACCACACCAGCAGAAGCCAAAACCTGTCGCTCAAGTGGATGCAGAAGACCTCTTCAGCACGATGTAGTACGTGCACAGGCACCCCGCTCCACGCCCATTCCAGCTACGCGCGGGTCAGCACCTGCGTGGGTCGCACTCGAGATGCAGAAGCGCTTGTTTGCTTCGCTTCGTCGCCACTCGCGCCGCTCTGTGTCACCACAGTAACGCAGTAATGAGgtgagaggaaagaaaatgGGCTCGAGCGCACACCTGCGCTGAGGCGCATCACGCACCaacctccgcccccccccctgagcagcggcaacacccCGAACGGCCGCAGTGCCTCACCGGGGCGCTACACAGGCGAGGGGGGCCATCGAGATGATGAGCGATGCCTCTTtcgttgtgcgtgtgtgcgtgtacgaatcaccctttctctctctcccctccctgcagcttcaccaccacccattTGGTCAACCGTGGCGAGGTTACTTCTGCAGATGCATAGCCAAGCggcactccccctcccaccccgaCCCAACCCACCCCGCACATcacggcggcagagacggCAGCCCTCACTACCGCCACCCCGACCCAACCCGGAACCCACTGTGTGACTCTGATCTACAAGCAGAGACGCTcatgcatgcgtgcgtggcgAAAAGCTCGCGACTAACGTATATCTCTGATCATAATACAACGCATAGGTGCACCTGCGAAGGGCAAGTGATGACGCATCGCGCTTCGCGTCGCctcctgctccccccctcctccctcctcctctccctcaccaccaccgagtGAGCAAACGCGCTGGCCTCGTccgggggagggagaggaggggggagaggcgccacgcacgcgtctgctgctgtcgcttctCGCCTTTCAGGGCCTTTCTTCTATCGGCCGCAGTTATTCGCGCACGCCAGTCGCGAAGTTCGGTGGCCTTTTCACTTTCCCTCGGGTCTGCTATGATGGGGGAGGAGATCAGCTGGTGTGGCGACCTTGTCTGTTTCCTTAcgtcgcctcctctcgccctccccccccccccttcccttcccacGTCGTGTCAGCCACCGGGTGGAGAGACGTGATGAGCACACGGAACGGCGGGAGAGTGCTGCAGCCCTGCGcgcgctcccccctccctctctgccgcgCGACGTCCAAGCGGGTGTTGGTGGTATATCGCCCCTTACAAGGGAAAAGGATGGACGGGAACCCCTCAACTCAGCCATCACCTtctcagcccccccccctccctctccctccctccctctctcctcttgcgCTAGCAAGGGCAGAGGCTCGTCATACACCAGACATCCGTACACACCCCGAGACAGTgacggagggggaggggggtgacaGACATTAGGCTCCTcattctccctccctctccctcccatcCCTTCTCCTCGCCTCGCACGTCTCCGCGGGGACTTCCTCGGCAGCGTCATCACGACTGTCGCAGCTGAACGTAGCGCGCAGACATACGCACAAAGAGAAGTACTGAAAGGGAGGCAGTCAGTGGGGCTTCTGTGTGTACCTGCGGCTGATGCTGCCAGGGTGCCATGAGCGTGTCGatgccgtcgctgtcagGCGCCGCCACTgtctccgccgccgctacgGCATGACACTGTCGATGCAAGCGCGGCTCTCggcgccacgcagcagcaccgccgcccaaGCCGTACTGCCCCGCCGTGAGCAGGCGCCAACAGCTCAGCAGGCAAACGCTGGCAGCATCAGCATGAGcagccgaagcagcagcagcagcggcggcgagaaGGGCGACACTGCGGCCATGCCTGTCACGGTCTTCGTGCAAGCAGCAGTCGGACAACGATGATGTGGAAAACGTCAGCGGTCGTGCCAGTCGCGCTCGTCAGTGCAATCGGCGCCGCGCAGCGGGCGTTGCACTAGCCATGGCACGAACGgccagtgccgccgccgccgccgcctcggtgGGTGCGACCGGCGTACTACCACCGCAAGTTGCGGCGACGTCAGCCCCGGTCGTGTTGGCGCCGACAGCAAACAACACGAGCAGCGACCCTGCAGAGCATCGAGCCACCACTGGGGCTCAGCCGTGCTGAGCTGACCCGGCAGGTGAGCGAGCTGAAcgtgtcgccgccgctgcattATCTATAGCAAGTAGCACTTCAGTCGCCGAAAGCGGCCTGGAAGAGGATCAGAGAGAAATCGGCGCGATGAACGCGCAGGCCACGACACAGCAGATCGAGCCCTTCGCCAAGAGTTCCACCGGCGACTTGGTGCTCGTGTATCACTACATCCTTCCCCGCGGTGGGGCCCCGCCGCCGGACATGCTGTCatggaggggagagggggggagagaagaacgtGTGTGACACACAAACGCAAAGCTGCTGGCGATGCGCTCTGGCGGCAACGAGGGactcgcgctgctgcttgtccACTTCCTGCGGCATTTGGCGCGGGACAGGCCGACTTACGCCAttcgcggcagcggcaccatcTGCCGGCAGACCATCATGGTGCCCCACGCCTTCGATGACGCCGCGTGGATGCTGATCGACACCCGCACCGGCTGGATCGTGTCGGCCGGCAAGCCCTATGGCACCGTACTGCGGGGACGTGTACATGGTAATCTCCCATGATCAGCTGTGGGCGAATGGGCAGCTGTCAGACTTTCCGCACCGCATGACATGGGACCTTGCGAGCCCGGCGCACGGGCTTCCGTGCTTCGACAACGTCAAGGACGCGCGCATCGCCGTATGCACGCCCGCATCTGTTCGCAATCCAGCGCGAAGTCCTGGCATTCCACGTGGACGACCCTGTCCAGTCTCGTGAGATTGAGCTGGAGTTGCGCGCCTGGGCAAAGaaagcgctgctgacgtggcGCAGAGACGATCCTGCGAGAGCTGCTAGAGCTGGCCAAGAAATGGCGGTGCTCGTGCGCCGACATCACCCTGAGCACCGGCGAGCTGGGGAATGACACCATCttggagctgcgccggcagcagccgaagcGTCGTCAacgcgccaccactgccatcaACGCCGAGCCAACGGCAGCATACAGCGCGAGAGGGGGCACCGATGAACACGCGTGGGAGAGAaggctgccgcctctgctccACCAGaatccaccaccaccagtgcATCCTCGCGTGCGAGCCCGCTCCGACTGCTCGGCTCACCCGTAATGGGTTCCCACAACCTGTCTGATCCGCAGCTccacgagctgctgcagcaagtGTTGGAGTGCGCGGTGCATGAGGTGTGGGCACGAGAAAGTGCGAGACGGCACGTACGTGAAGAGCTACACGGGTGACGTACGCGCTGTCTCGCACTTTCTCGTCGCCATCTGTCGTGGTTGGTGACCCGCTCCGCATGACCAGTGATGCGACCCGctcgagggagggggtgcgaaGGTGgcaaggaaaggggggaaggcgatGCGTGCCTCAAGCCGATGGGATgacggcagaggcagcggcgtgtgtgcctgtgctttGCGATCCACAccaccccccacacgcacacacacacacacacccactcccacctccctctctccctccaccctccctccaccgctCACTacgcgtgcctgcgtgtcaCCATAGAATGACGATGGACGGAGAAGTGagcggtggagggagggaggagagacacacacacgcacacacacgtgcgcgcaaAGAAAAGACGTACCGACGCAGACGTGCATCTCTCGGTGTCGGTGGATGGGGAGAGGCGGAACGCGTGCCTGCACGAACGAGTGGTGGACCAGCAATGCACAACAGCACCCGCGGCAAGTGTatgaaaggggggagaaaaggaTGAAGAGGCgcccccccacacacacaccccacgcctttacccccccccctcaacgtgtgtgtgtgtgtgtgtttctcggCTGTACACAAGTGCACACCggcctcttttccccctcccctcccctcccccctctctctccagccACCATCGACGAcaggcgccaccacccccgctccacacgcacacacacacacacacacacacacacacacgcacgcacataaCGAGCGAGAATAGGGACGATGATATCCAAGGCCGCCTTCATGATGCAGGACCACGTGCGGCGCCACTACGTCATGATCACAGATGTGTGTAGCCCAAGCACATTCTTCGTCCGCGGCCggctccccttccctcaaGGCCTCATGGCCATCGCGGTGCTCTTCAAGAACAAGCGGCCGGCCGACCTCTACGCACACCCATACTTCATCGAGAAGCAGAGCGACCCTTCCCAGCCGtcgccacagctgcacctAACGGAGGAGTCGCAGGGCATCATGAAGGTCATGAGCGGTCTCCGCTACATGCGAGACGACAATGCGAAGCTCGACAAcacgatggtggtggtgaccgaCTacaaggtggtggtggagggacGCATGCCGAGCGTGCCGCAGGCAGTGTCGACGGTGCCGGGTGGACCGAAGATCTCTCCGGCGCAGGACGcaagcggcagaggcgcagaaggGCACAACCTCGCCACAGGTAAGGCCGCGGGAAGGTCGTCGGGACTCACGTTGGAGCAGCGCGCCATGCTGCGGCGTACCGTTCACCATGTCACACAGATccctggcggtggtggcgatgccGGCTTGGGTTTCGGTGGCATGCGCAGTCCCTTCGTGGCTGCCTCGaggccggcagcagcgccatcagtGGGGTCGCCGTCAAGGCCACCAAAGGCGAGTGTAACAGGGGGAGCGCGTACCACCAGCGACAGTCACTCGTCCACGGCTAGCAGTGATGCGGCCTCCACCGCGATGCACAGCGTAGTCCCCGGCTACTCCACCTTTCCCACGCCGGAGGACTGTGCGACGGATGCGAGGATGTCGTATCGCTATCTCAAAGCCGCCATCTTCGGTCGGCGCGCTctggaagaggcggaggaggcgagccCAACGCGTGATATTGACGTGCCGGCGTTGTTCGAGAAGCGCGTTGGCGGCTATACAGTCCTGTACAACCCTATCGAAGTCAACGAGCGGACATTCGTAGAGCTACTGCTCAAGCTGCAGCAAGAGGAGCGCGTCGTGAAGGCGATCGTCGTGCCGACGCGATCGGCGTGGCGTCACCTGCAAGTGTGGGCAGACGTCTTCCCTGACGCGGAGCTGATCACCAGTGGCGAGGTACCGCTGCTACCGGCGGTAGCAACGTGGCCACCTCTTAGTAgaagtggcagcagtggtgccgccaCCTTGCCTGGCTCTCCCtcgactgcagctgcgtcagcaACGGAGTGGCGCGGCGGGTGCCAAGACATGGGCAACGGCATGACCGGACTATCGTTTCCTGAGGTGGACCtggaggccgaggcggcgcttgagcggcagcgtgcggACGAGGCAGCCGCGAAGGCGAGGGCcacagcggaggcggcgcagcgcgagcggTCAAGCGCGCCGGATAAGAGTGACCGAGAGGtggacgatgacgacgacgacgaaaTGGCTGGGGCAGGTGGCGCTGACACGGCATCCGAGCAAGCGCGACGGGCGATGTTGCGCCGGCAACGGCAAAAGATgaagctgcggcaggagaTGCGCGCCGAGGACGCGCGagtggaggcagcggcatcagcggcCAAGTGGGCACCCGCAGGAGTGTTGGAGGGGGCCCAGGCGAGTGTCAGCACTATGCCCGCCACATCCCCAGATGCCATcagcaacgacagcggcgacCCCGTTGACGTGCTGTGGAGCGAcgtctccttcttcctcacaGAAAAGCGCACGCAGGCTGTCGGACTGCGCGAGGGCGATGCATGGCGCCTGCGCATCCTCGCACCACGCGACACATCGAGGCCGGAGCCGCCAGTCGATATTCTGCGCCTCACCCCAACGATTGAACTGCTACGCATCCCCGGCGACTCTGCAGTGGAG from Leishmania panamensis strain MHOM/PA/94/PSC-1 chromosome 1 sequence encodes:
- a CDS encoding hypothetical protein (TriTrypDB/GeneDB-style sysID: LpmP.01.0720), with translation MPVAPLLLVASSLIGLSSSRSAHATGSAEAGPSATALRASAGRHALSSTTIFDLRGAGVSTASLQPGVRRCYATTATTSTQASTPTATPSAAGSVSASWRSKQPRHHQVIDLGNSLSVVVPVVGRSPTPSSPRHHRDNRRHHSHTRSKATRRHRHSAPHVSTSDGRTEASAADGAVRVHSQHESKQTPQARTHPRQATSSLLLPSPHQQQHDTQGALETNQKGLLRIPHTAAEAVALLECSTVLEALEASSLSHVPPHSATPAAGADNVRANFEELQNRALPLLFHLAQTAATPSAPGAAGEVVAATNAELATALECLATHLQHIAAAARTDGRRHVSALPPAVVVALWVQVMPYVHRCVHKGEASPPPLQPKLEEMDGGAHECAGEAETSVLGDVEDATTELRNGTDALTSSTAASKTLAVSANSVKKSAYVSLRRAISLHTRRIASLLPPPALALVLTRMYHCGALADDILGPIVADHIEALRRSASDHATSHGNSIAALRQRVLRLPDGDGRDAAPPVAGFTGAAAVTMARLLGRAATPGHHQLHRFFHLALLPEVTRVLACAAERAVQSAADEATGEAAEVPPGADALLDLTAALRHYAVSGHAVTHLTTLWVMHFADRQCQGDAAAALFVECAALLRAVSSAPSASNRTQRRRARHISPDGSHGGLSATQQRRRLLEVTEGDYYPLVDVACAQVCRLCSHAQSCADTSNTAALASTQLLALLCLLTRVNSPHWAETYEALASAALAALTCAAASLAAAAAPSRSEEEVLEQLLPLTDARRTLHALLHRDSLIPDHPLHRVLLRRLLYSPAAMTDTAVASQVLLGLELMVPVEVRSAHADEGSATTAAPAVTDDSSRSNDALTAATAALNPSADPTEALVTATLGTAAKRLLSTVVITPDDRHRALQVFRRLGRSIKPTAFMAGLCVVPLDTLPHTAQVAVVNHLTSVASAVSPSYLVKGMEAVVRQLPSSVVDDVSVQHWFSRFTARDVARRIDPVGCAVLLNILSSNPRYQRNCALAKECITRRIGVALRQTGEDGASGAVAGAVSLETLPYVVTSLQRANVFLPQYYSRACRLLLGQVEQASLGEILESFAVVAEAYMNRQRSEAQASVFKDVWELLRGRVMEEARRLTARETLTAINAFAALDVTDKALFGVLVYQLWACLRTAEAAVADAAATTSDGAEAAEAHVRRRVQAAQHVLRALTPSAVAVVTTVLFARSDARASGAAQAHVATAVGGVGKGEDEDGNLVCSLLPWMLLALRDCHTELYPVDVLHLMPSLLEHYAAAAAAAVEDPSAPSGHGDRHAELLHAAYDACRNTFLLMYALLPDTVTATQQPLLPVAEQQRIAEQRAQWTPATKLSVEVVPRPWFASLLVSLSSAALLDDAVALACVRRACTRRVCGSLLPISQLVDVCLSLCWLTTSTGLSATTNAASASATAHSNKGAQAPATPPVTCADDLSSSSPSSALPTPGTVLRSAMATVLSALWKRSDELTSAQISALLRCLRDTYGAEKVDADFVERLEAQKALLLVQGQQMRSSAAPTSSLSEARASNGSGGVASDVSSPHQQKPKPVAQVDAEDLFSTM
- a CDS encoding hypothetical protein (TriTrypDB/GeneDB-style sysID: LpmP.01.0730), with translation MISKAAFMMQDHVRRHYVMITDVCSPSTFFVRGRLPFPQGLMAIAVLFKNKRPADLYAHPYFIEKQSDPSQPSPQLHLTEESQGIMKVMSGLRYMRDDNAKLDNTMVVVTDYKVVVEGRMPSVPQAVSTVPGGPKISPAQDASGRGAEGHNLATGKAAGRSSGLTLEQRAMLRRTVHHVTQIPGGGGDAGLGFGGMRSPFVAASRPAAAPSVGSPSRPPKASVTGGARTTSDSHSSTASSDAASTAMHSVVPGYSTFPTPEDCATDARMSYRYLKAAIFGRRALEEAEEASPTRDIDVPALFEKRVGGYTVLYNPIEVNERTFVELLLKLQQEERVVKAIVVPTRSAWRHLQVWADVFPDAELITSGEVPLLPAVATWPPLSRSGSSGAATLPGSPSTAAASATEWRGGCQDMGNGMTGLSFPEVDLEAEAALERQRADEAAAKARATAEAAQRERSSAPDKSDREVDDDDDDEMAGAGGADTASEQARRAMLRRQRQKMKLRQEMRAEDARVEAAASAAKWAPAGVLEGAQASVSTMPATSPDAISNDSGDPVDVLWSDVSFFLTEKRTQAVGLREGDAWRLRILAPRDTSRPEPPVDILRLTPTIELLRIPGDSAVEEYVLFDANSNSLACTDLYHGEYADLDPANSWMCRVWFKFMKRGDYKHKGLVPRYKWLQVLQQGSLSVIQSAIDELTRRRPIKCVLSAHGTPPLNGDDAVNTLRRQWNLPPLHPTERPRDGRK